Proteins encoded in a region of the Acanthopagrus latus isolate v.2019 unplaced genomic scaffold, fAcaLat1.1, whole genome shotgun sequence genome:
- the LOC119016332 gene encoding LOW QUALITY PROTEIN: uncharacterized protein K02A2.6-like (The sequence of the model RefSeq protein was modified relative to this genomic sequence to represent the inferred CDS: inserted 1 base in 1 codon): MKKMTVKLHVKPDSKPVFMKARPVPYAIRPKVXDLDALVKNGVLEPVTTSEWATPIIPVPKKDGGIRICGDFKVSVNPVLTAEQYPLPLIDDLFAGLSGGQKFSKIDLNQAYLQMHVEEQSCEKLTINTRKGLFRYCRLPFGITSAPALFQQAIDQILSGLPGVQCYLDDILCTGADDEEHLRNLDATLQRLKEYGLRVRKEKCDFIQSSVEYLGHVIDANGLHTAPSKITAIVDAPPPQNVSQLKSFLGLLNYYGRFIPNLASLLKPLHNLLRKEEAWKWTASCQEAFQKAKDSLTASEVLTHFNHKFPIQLACDASPYGVGAVISYILPNSEEKPIAFASRTLNTAETNYAQLEREALSIVFGVRKFHQYLYGRKFTLLTDHRPHTTILGPYTGIPSLAASRLQRWALILSGHSYDIKYRKSECHCNADGLSRLPLPVKKPDSDTVEILYFREVETAPVSAVQVKKVTRNDPVLSAVMDWIIKGLPAGEDANLKAFLGKRAELFAVGEERHSGRVRMKEIARSYFWWPNMDKQIEEIAKSCSSCHEVRNNPPLAPLHPWEFPQEPWHRVHIDFAGPYEDKMFLVAVDAHSKWPEVTIMKSTTTEKTREALGEMFSRFGSPTQLVSDNGPQLDSQEMEAFLQANGVQHITSAPYHPATNGLAERFVQTMKHALKTSQGQGTLRQRLHKFLLNYRNSPHATTRTSPANAMFKRDLRTTFDLLKPSTVKDTMQKQQEKQIMYRGQQVKDRVFSSGETVLARNYRGGHK, translated from the exons atgaaaaaaatgacagtgaagctgcatgtcaaaccTGACAGCAAGCCAGTCTTTATGAAGGCTAGACCTGTGCCGTACGCCATTCGGCCCAAGG GTGACTTAGACGCACTAGTCAAGAATGGTGTTCTGGAGCCGGTTACAACCAGTGAGTGGGCCACGCCTATCATTCCAGTTCCTAAAAAGGATGGAGGAATCCGGATCTGCGGAGACTTCAAGGTATCCGTGAATCCTGTATTGACAGCAGAGCAGTATCCTCTCCCTCTGATTGATGATTTATTTGCTGGCCTGAGTGGGGGACAAAAGTTCAGCAAAATAGATCTCAACCAGGCTTACCTGCAAATGCACGTTGAAGAGCAGTCATGTGAAAAGTTGACTATCAACACACGTAAGGGACTTTTCAGATACTGCAGGTTGCCTTTTGGCATCACATCAGCTCCAGCATTGTTTCAGCAAGCGATTGATCAAATCCTGAGCGGATTACCTGGAGTGCAGTGTTACTTGGATGATATCCTTTGTACAGGAGCAGATGATGAAGAACATCTGCGCAACCTGGATGCGACCCTTCAGAGACTGAAGGAATACGGATTGAGAGTCCGTAAGGAGAAATGTGACTTTATCCAGTCATCTGTGGAATATCTAGGTCACGTGATTGACGCAAATGgactacacactgcaccttctAAGATCACAGCAATTGTGGATGCACCCCCACCACAAAATGTCAGCCAGTTAAAGTCTTTCTTAGGACTGTTGAACTACTATGGACGGTTCATACCCAACTTGGCATCACTCCTGAAACCACTGCATAACCTGCTACGCAAAGAGGAAGCATGGAAGTGGACAGCAAGCTGTCAAGAGGCCTTCCAAAAGGCAAAGGATTCACTGACTGCATCTGAGGTGCTAACCCACTTCAATCATAAGTTCCCAATTCAGCTTGCCTGTGATGCTTCTCCTTATGGGGTAGGGGCAGTGATTTCCTACATTCTGCCAAACAGCGAAGAAAAGCCAATTGCTTTCGCATCAAGGACATTAAACACGGCAGAGACCAACTATGCTCAGCTGGAACGAGAGGCTCTGAGCATTGTATTTGGTGTTCGGAAATTTCACCAGTACTTGTACGGTAGGAAGTTTACACTTTTAACTGACCATCGACCACACACAACCATCCTGGGACCTTACACAGGGATTCCATCTCTTGCTGCTTCTCGTCTCCAGAGGTGGGCGTTGATATTGTCAGGACACTCATATGACATAAAGTATCGCAAGTCGGAGTGTCATTGCAATGCAGATGGGTTGTCCAGGTTACCTCTTCCTGTTAAAAAACCTGACTCGGACACTGTTGAGATCCTCTACTTCAGGGAGGTAGAGACTGCACCTGTTTCAGCTGTGCAGGTGAAAAAGGTGACCAGGAATGACCCTGTGTTGTCAGCAGTGATGGACTGGATCATTAAGGGtcttcctgcaggtgaggaTGCAAACTTGAAGGCCTTCCTTGGAAAGCGGGCGGAGCTTTTTGCTGTGGGGGAGGAGA GACACAGTGGAAGAGTGAGAATGAAGGAAATAGCAAGAAGCTATTTTTGGTGGCCAAATATGGACAAACAGATTGAGGAGATAGCTAAAAGCTGTTCATCGTGTCATGAGGTCCGAAACAACCCACCACtagctcctcttcatccctgGGAGTTCCCACAGGAGCCATGGCATCGTGTGCACATTGACTTTGCAGGTCCATACgaggacaaaatgtttcttGTAGCTGTTGATGCGCACAGTAAATGGCCTGAAGTGACCATCATGAAATCAACCACCACTGAGAAGACCAGAGAAGCACTAGGAGAAATGTTCAGTAGGTTTGGATCTCCTACACAGCTAGTCTCTGACAATGGACCTCAACTGGATTCACAGGAAATGGAGGCTTTTCTGCAGGCTAATGGAGTGCAGCACATTACATCAGCTCCATACCATCCTGCAACAAATGGCCTTGCAGAAAGGTTTGTTCAGACAATGAAACACgcactgaaaacatcacaagGCCAAGGAACACTGCGTCAGAGACTGCACAAGTTTCTGCTTAACTACCGGAACAGTCCACATGCAACCACAAGGACATCTCCTGCCAACGCAATGTTCAAGCGAGATCTGCGCACTACCTTTGATCTTTTGAAACCCTCAACTGTGAAGGACACtatgcaaaaacaacaagagaaacaaaTTATGTACAGGGGTCAACAGGTCAAGGACAGAGTCTTCAGCTCCGGCGAAACAGTGCTGGCCAGGAACTACCGAGGAGGACACAAGTAG